CACCAAACTTGTGACGCCTGTTTTTTCAAGGGCTCTGACGAGGAAATGGGAGCCTATACCTGCTATTAGGATTGCTCCTATGATTCTTGCAGTAATGAATAAGAGTAAATTCCAGAGAACAAGGTCCCCCATATACCCTTTCGCATAATCCATGAAGATCGACCCGATGGCGGAGCTGACCGCGGCGGTGCAGATGACCAGGATGTCATAGCGTTTATATCGTGTGGCAAGGAATACAAGTTCAGCCATCAGCCCTTGTATGATTCCGAACAGCAGGACCTCAAGTCCCCATTCAGAGCCCATCAGGAATTCTCCTGAAGATGCGGCGATTTCCGCCAACAGTGCCACCCCTGGCTTGCGGATAATCAAGAATGCGACCATAGCCGCCATGAACCACATGCCATAAATCAATTGATCCGCGTGTATACCGAAAGGCTTCAGCATGTTATAGAGGGGACCCCATACTTTGTAAATGACCCCAAAAAGAATCGAAATCACAACCGTTACCAATATATCCGTCAATTTCAACTTAGACACGGCCGGCACCTTCCTTCCGGTTGAAAGCAAGGGTATGTTCATACGGCCATCTTTCAAGTGTATAAGCCATTTCCCAGAACTGCAGTTCATAAATACTGCTTAAGATAAAGTTTTC
The nucleotide sequence above comes from Bacillus sp. KH172YL63. Encoded proteins:
- a CDS encoding ECF transporter S component, with translation MNIPLLSTGRKVPAVSKLKLTDILVTVVISILFGVIYKVWGPLYNMLKPFGIHADQLIYGMWFMAAMVAFLIIRKPGVALLAEIAASSGEFLMGSEWGLEVLLFGIIQGLMAELVFLATRYKRYDILVICTAAVSSAIGSIFMDYAKGYMGDLVLWNLLLFITARIIGAILIAGIGSHFLVRALEKTGVTSLVRRVDQEEYDALDL